A genomic region of Mugil cephalus isolate CIBA_MC_2020 chromosome 5, CIBA_Mcephalus_1.1, whole genome shotgun sequence contains the following coding sequences:
- the LOC125008100 gene encoding protocadherin gamma-A3-like: MSVKRELFCGHQRQMGLIILLLHVFTMVGGQIRYSIPEEMKTGSVIGNVAQDLGLDLKRLRSGRARIVTGENVHYTELKTDKGILVVNERIDREQLCGDVTPCSFSFEVILENPMELHRITVEVLDINDHAPVFPNKDKPISFEISESAVVGVQFPLQSAEDLDVGQNALQDYILSANDHFILKQHSNPDGGKYVEMVLQKPLDRERDPRLSLKLIAVDGGTPQRSGTVTIDVTVLDANDNIPIFNKSVYKASVLENIMKGTSIITVNATDADSGSNGKITYRLSKMKGSAADLFSIDENKGIIHVSGQIDYERDIKYEVRVEAKDQGGLIGTSKVIIEVIDVNDNAPVINVMSFSSSVSENAPPGTTIAILNVKDADSERNGQIKCSIEGKPPFKIESSLTDYYNLISNQQFDRESVSEYNITITATDFGSPPLSSSTKLHLKISDINDNAPVFDKSSYSAYIPENNSPGFSIFSVSARDSDSNQNARISYLLEDTQVNGSPVSTYVSLNSETGVVSAVRSFDYEQIKQLILVVRAQDGGSPPLSSNVSVKIMIQDQNDNPPQVLYPVQTGGSLVAEMVPRSADVGYLVTKVVAVDVDSGQNAWLSYKLQKTTDRALFEVGLQNGEIRTIRQVTDKDAVKQRLIVIVEDNGQPSRSATVILNVAVADSFPEVLSEFTDFPHDKEYNDNLTFYLVLALAVVSFLFITCLVVIISVKIYRWRQSRILYHSNLPVIPYYPPRYSETLGTGTLQHVYNHEMCRTTDSRKSDCKFGRAGSQNVLIMDPSLTETMQRIQSEKSILDEPDSPLEVS; encoded by the coding sequence ATGTCTGTGAAAAGGGAATTATTTTGTGGACATCAACGGCAAATGGGACTGattattttgctgcttcatGTGTTCACCATGGTGGGTGGACAAATCCGTTATTCTATACCGGAGGAGATGAAGACAGGATCTGTTATCGGTAATGTAGCGCAAGATCTCGGTTTGGATCTGAAAAGGCTTCGCTCTGGGAGGGCCCGCATCGTGACCGGAGAAAACGTTCACTACACCGAGCTAAAGACAGACAAAGGGATTCTAGTTGTGAACGAGAGAATAGACCGAGAGCAGCTTTGCGGAGACGTAACGCCGTGTAGCTTCAGCTTTGAGGTGATTTTAGAAAATCCCATGGAACTGCACAGAATAACAGTTGAGGTTTTGGATATTAACGATCACGCTCCTGTCTTTCCAAACAAAGATAAACCTATCAGTTTTGAGATAAGTGAATCCGCTGTTGTCGGAGTTCAGTTTCCACTGCAGAGTGCGGAGGATCTAGATGTAGGCCAGAACGCGTTGCAAGATTATATTTTATCAGCAAACgatcattttatattaaagcAACATTCAAATCCAGACGGAGGTAAATATGTTGAGATGGTGCTGCAGAAGCCTTTAGACAGAGAGCGAGACCCACGATTGTCCTTAAAACTAATCGCAGTTGACGGAGGGACACCACAGAGATCTGGTACAGTTACTATAGACGTGACGGTGTTAGATGCCAACGACAATATTCCAATTTTTAACAAATCCGTTTACAAAGCCTCTGTTTTGGAAAATATAATGAAAGGCACAAGCATCATTACAGTAAATGCTACAGATGCTGACAGCGGTTCCAATGGAAAGATTACATATAGGTTGTCTAAAATGAAAGGAAGTGCAGCAGATCTCTTCAGCATTGATGAAAACAAAGGAATAATTCATGTTTCTGGTCAGATAGATTATGAAAGGGACATAAAATACGAAGTGAGAGTGGAGGCAAAAGATCAGGGTGGCTTGATTGGAACAAGTAAGGTTATCATTGAGGTGATTGACGTCAACGACAATGCACCAGTTATAAATGTCATGTCGTTTTCAAGCTCAGTATCCGAGAATGCACCTCCCGGTACTACGATtgctattttaaatgtaaaagatgCAGATTCTGAGAGAAATGGTCAAATTAAATGTTCTATAGAGGGCAAGCCCCCTTTCAAAATTGAGTCATCTTTAACAGACTATTACAATTTGATCTCAAATCAACAGTTTGATCGAGAATCTGTGTCAGAATATAACATTACAATAACTGCCACCGATTTTGGGTCTCCCCCTCTGTCGAGCTCAACAAAATTACATCTTAAAATCTCTGACATCAATGACAATGCACCAGTGTTTGATAAAAGCAGCTACTCTGCTTATATTCCTGAGAATAATTCCCCTGGGTTTTCTATATTTTCAGTCAGCGCAAGGGACTCTGATTCAAATCAAAATGCCAGAATCTCGTATCTTTTAGAGGACACACAAGTAAATGGTAGTCCAGTTTCTACTTATGTGTCTTTAAACTCTGAAACTGGAGTTGTTAGTGCTGTTCGCTCCTTTGATTATGAACAGATCAAACAGCTAATTTTAGTTGTCAGAGCGCAGGATGGaggctctcctccactcagtAGCAATGTGTCAGTGAAAATAatgatccaggaccagaacgACAACCCTCCTCAGGTTCTGTATCCAGTCCAGACTGGTGGCTCTCTGGTGGCTGAGATGGTTCCTCGTTCAGCAGATGTGGGCTATCTGGTGACTAAAGTGGTGGCTGTTGACGTGGACTCTGGACAGAATGCCTGGCTCTCCTATAAACTAcagaaaaccacagacaggGCACTGTTTGAAGTGGGCTTACAGAATGGAGAAATCAGAACTATCCGCCAAGTGACTGATAAAgatgctgtgaaacaaagactgatTGTTATAGTGGAGGACAACGGGCAGCCCTCTCGTTCAGCTACAGTCATTCTTAACGTGGCGGTGGCGGACAGCTTCCCTGAAGTGCTGTCGGAGTTCACTGACTTTCCACACGACAAGGAGTACAATGACAACCTGACTTTTTACTTAGTGTTGGCTCTGGCtgtagtttccttcctcttcatcacgtgTTTAGTGGTTATCATCTCAGTAAAGATCTACAGGTGGAGACAGTCTCGCATCCTGTATCACTCCAACCTCCCTGTGATTCCATATTATCCACCACGTTACTCAGAGACTTTGGGGACAGGGACTCTCCAACACGTCTACAATCATGAGATGTGCAGGACGACTGACTCCAGAAAGAGTGACTGTAAATTCGGCAGAGCTGGTAGTCAGAACGTGTTGATAATGGACCCcagtttaacagaaacaatGCAGCGGATACAGAGTGAGAAGAGCATCCTGGATGAACCAGACTCTCCGTTAGAGGTCAGTTGA
- the LOC125008087 gene encoding protocadherin gamma-A11-like gives MTTLRCLSYMPVKWGLFCGHRRQMGLIILLLHVFTMVGGQIRYSIPEEMKKGSVIGNVAQDLGLDLKRLRSGRARIVTGENVHYTELKTDKGILVVNERIDREQLCGDVTPCSFSFEVILENPIELHRITVEVLDINDHAPVFPNKDKPISFEISESAAVGVQFPLQSAEDLDVGQNALQDYILSTNDNFILKQHSNPDGGKYVEMVLQKPLDRERDPRLSLKLIAVDGGTPQRSGTVNIDVVVLDVNDNAPVFHQSVYKASLVENTIKGTGIITVNATDADTGTNGLITYSLSKMKGSAADIFTIDESTGTLYVSGQIDFEKNRKYEVRVEAKDHGGLTGTSKVIFDVIDVNDNSPVLNVMSFSSPLSEDAPPGTTIGVLNIKDADSERNGQIKCSIEGKLPFKIESSLTNYYNLVSDQQFDRESVSEYNITITATDFGSPPLSSSTKLHLKISDINDNAPVFDKSSYSAYISENNSPGFSIFAVSAWDSDWNQNARISYLLEDTEVNGSPVSTYVSLNSETGVVSAVHSFDYEQIKQVVFVVRAQDGGSPPLSSNVTVKIMIQDQNDNPPQVLYPVQTGGSLVAEMVPRSADVGYLVTKVVAVDVDSGQNAWLSYKLQKASDRALFEVGLQNGEIRTIRQVTDKDAVKQRLIVIVEDNGQPSRSATVILNVAVADSFPEVLSEFTDFPHDKEYNDNLTFYLVLALAVVSFLFVTCLVVIISVKIYRWRQSRILYHSNLPVIPYYPPRYSDTLGTGTLQHVYNYEVCRTTDSRKSDCKFGRAGSQNVLIMDPSSTGTIQRMQSEKSILDEPDSPLEVRCSNLHLSSMLI, from the coding sequence ATGACGACTCTAAGATGTTTATCCTACATGCCTGTGAAATGGGGATTATTTTGTGGACATCGACGGCAAATGGGACTGATAATTTTGCTGCTTCATGTGTTCACCATGGTGGGTGGACAAATCCGTTATTCTATACCcgaggagatgaagaaaggaTCTGTTATCGGTAATGTAGCGCAAGATCTCGGTTTGGATCTGAAACGGCTTCGCTCTGGGAGGGCCCGCATCGTGACCGGAGAAAACGTTCACTACACCGAGCTAAAGACAGACAAAGGGATTCTAGTTGTGAACGAGAGAATAGACCGAGAGCAGCTTTGCGGAGACGTAACGCCGTGTAGCTTCAGTTTTGAGGTGATTTTAGAAAATCCAATCGAACTGCACAGAATAACAGTTGAGGTTTTGGATATTAACGATCACGCTCCTGTCTTTCCAAACAAAGATAAACCTATCAGTTTTGAGATAAGTGAATCGGCCGCTGTCGGAGTTCAGTTTCCACTGCAGAGTGCGGAGGATCTAGATGTAGGCCAGAACGCGTTGCAAGATTATATTCTATCAACAAACGATAATTTTATATTAAAGCAACATTCAAATCCAGACGGAGGTAAATATGTTGAGATGGTGCTGCAGAAGCCTTTAGACAGAGAGCGAGACCCACGATTGTCCTTAAAACTAATCGCAGTTGACGGAGGGACACCACAGAGATCTGGTACAGTTAATATAGATGTTGTTGTATTAGATGTGAACGACAATGCTCCAGTTTTCCACCAGTCCGTGTACAAAGCCTCTCTGGTGGAAAACACAATTAAAGGTACAGGTATTATTACAGTAAATGCTACAGATGCTGACACTGGTACAAACGGACTCATTACTTACAGCTTGTCTAAAATGAAAGGAAGTGCAGCAGATATTTTCACTATTGATGAATCCACTGGAACACTTTATGTGTCTGGTCAAATAGActttgaaaaaaacagaaaatatgagGTAAGAGTGGAGGCCAAGGATCACGGCGGTCTAACAGGGACTAGTAAAGTTATATTTGATGTCATTGATGTAAATGACAATTCCCcagttttaaatgtcatgtCATTTTCTAGTCCCCTGTCTGAGGATGCACCTCCTGGTACAACGATCGGGGTTTTAAACATAAAAGATGCAGATTCTGAGAGAAATGGTCAAATTAAATGTTCTATAGAGGGAAAACTTCCCTTTAAAATAGAGTCATCTCTGACAAACTATTACAATTTGGTCTCAGATCAACAGTTTGATCGAGAATCTGTGTCAGAATATAACATTACAATCACTGCCACCGATTTTGGGTCTCCTCCTCTGTCGAGCTCAACAAAATTGCATCTTAAAATCTCTGACATCAATGATAATGCACCAGTGTTTGATAAAAGCAGCTACTCTGCTTACATCTCAGAGAATAATTCCCCTGGGTTTTCTATATTTGCTGTCAGTGCATGGGACTCTGATTGGAATCAAAATGCCAGAATCTCGTATCTTTTAGAGGACACAGAAGTTAATGGTAGTCCAGTTTCTACTTATGTGTCTTTAAACTCTGAAACTGGAGTTGTTAGTGCTGTTCACTCCTTTGATTATGAACAGATCAAACAGGTAGTTTTCGTTGTCAGGGCTCAGGATGGaggctctcctccactcagtagcaatgtgacagtgaaaataatgatccaggaccagaacgACAACCCTCCTCAGGTTCTGTATCCAGTCCAGACTGGTGGCTCTCTGGTGGCTGAGATGGTTCCTCGTTCGGCAGATGTGGGCTATCTGGTGACTAAAGTGGTGGCTGTTGATGTGGACTCTGGACAGAATGCCTGGCTCTCCTATAAACTACAGAAAGCCTCAGACAGGGCGCTGTTTGAAGTGGGCTTACAGAATGGAGAAATCAGAACTATCCGCCAAGTAACTGATAAAgatgctgtgaaacaaagactgatTGTTATAGTGGAGGACAACGGGCAGCCCTCTCGTTCAGCTACAGTCATTCTTAACGTGGCGGTGGCGGACAGCTTCCCTGAAGTGCTGTCGGAGTTCACTGACTTTCCACATGACAAGGAGTACAATGACAACCTGACTTTTTACTTAGTGTTGGCTCTGGCTGTAGTTTCCTTTCTCTTCGTCACGTGTTTAGTGGTTATCATATCAGTGAAGATCTACAGGTGGAGACAGTCTCGCATCCTGTATCACTCCAACCTCCCTGTGATTCCATATTATCCACCACGTTACTCAGACACTTTGGGGACAGGGACTCTCCAACACGTGTACAATTACGAGGTGTGCAGGACGACTGACTCCAGAAAGAGTGACTGTAAGTTCGGCAGAGCTGGTAGTCAAAACGTGTTGATAATGGACCCCAGTTCTACAGGGACGATACAGCGGATGCAGAGTGAGAAGAGTATCCTGGATGAACCAGACTCTCCTCTAGAGGTGAGGTGCAGTAATTTACATCTATCCTCAATGTTGATCTGA
- the LOC125008084 gene encoding protocadherin beta-16-like, whose product MMACMWNIAGRGRWQVLVVILCLFELSSVTGQARYSIPEEQAEGSFVGNIARDLGLDVSRLISGRARIITKGSRQYVDLNRDKGTLVIKERIDREELCGKTTPCSFSFEVILENPIQLYRVTVEVVDVNDNSPSFPKDEINLKIVENAASGTRFSLVSADDPDVGINDIHQYTLRPSENFILEVQSQTDGGKFIEMVLQNPLDREKEETHTVVLIASDGGEPRRTGTVRIHITVLDANDNAPVCSQPVYKADVTENSPEGTVVTTVSATDADKGVHGEVTFSLPHVAKEAKHLFEVNVESGEIKVAGNLDFEKSKTYQLNVQASDHGGYTDTCKVIIQIIDENDNVPTIQLMSFSNSISEDSPPGTTIAVVNVDDEDSDGNGVVRCSINSDVPFKIESTLTGYYTVVTEDFLDRESVPEYNITITVSDQGSPPLSSSKNINVKVSDVNDSPPEFDRSEYNMTVPENNSPGFSVFTLHARDADWGQNGRVSYFVEEKEINGVAVSSFVSVNSDNGVIHAVRSFDYEQMKWFEFNVTARDAGSPPLSSIATVRIIIQDQNDNPPQVLYPVQTGGSLVAEMVPRSADVGYLVTKVVAVDVDSGQNAWLSYKLQKTTDRALFEVGLQNGEIRTIRQVTDKDAVKQRLTVIVEDNGQPSRSATVILNVAVADSFPEVLSEFTDFPHDKEYNDNLTFYLVLALAVVSFLFITCLVVIISVKIYRWRQSRILYHSNLPVIPYYPPRYSDTLGTGTLQHVYNYEVCRTTDSRKSDMKYMQPMSESLVNVDGDGTDTSQLEKQLSGNCSQMSTLVSGIFKVSFCFPVYICFSLLSKYLEFSSNLSVCFVSLSMVL is encoded by the coding sequence ATGATGGCTTGTATGTGGAACATCGCTGGCAGAGGCCGATGGCAAGTGTTGGTTGTCATTCTTTGTCTTTTCGAGCTGAGCTCAGTGACTGGTCAGGCTCGGTATTCCATACCGGAGGAGCAAGCAGAAGGGTCTTTTGTCGGAAACATTGCAAGAGATTTGGGCTTGGATGTGTCGAGACTCATATCAGGTCGAGCTCGCATTATTACAAAAGGAAGCAGACAATATGTTGATTTAAACCGAGACAAAGGTACACTTGTTATTAAAGAGCGGATCGACCGAGAAGAGCTGTGTGGAAAGACGACGCCCTGTAGCTTTAGCTTCGAAGTCATTTTAGAAAATCCAATCCAGCTTTATCGGGTGACAGTAGAGGTTGTAGATGTTAACGATAACAGTCCATCGTTCCCTAAAGATGAAATCAACTTGAAGATTGTTGAAAATGCTGCATCAGGGACTCGTTTCTCGTTGGTGAGTGCCGACGACCCTGATGTTGGAATAAACGATATTCATCAATACACACTTAGACCCTCGGAAAACTTCATATTAGAAGTCCAGAGCCAGACCGATGGGGGGAAATTTATCGAAATGGTTTTGCAAAACCCtttagacagagagaaagaggagactcACACTGTCGTGTTGATTGCTTCGGATGGCGGTGAGCCCCGTAGAACAGGGACAGTGCGTATTCATATTACGGTACTTGATGCAAACGATAATGCGCCAGTGTGCAGCCAGCCCGTTTACAAAGCAGATGTCACGGAGAATTCTCCTGAAGGAACAGTGGTAACCACTGTTAGTGCCACTGACGCAGATAAAGGAGTTCATGGCGAGGTGACATTTTCGTTACCTCATGTAGCAAAAGAGGCTAAGCATCTTTTTGAAGTTAATGTTGAATCAGGAGAGATCAAAGTTGCCGGTAATCTAGACTTTGAAAAGTCTAAAACGTATCAACTAAACGTTCAGGCTAGTGACCATGGAGGATATACTGATACATGTAAAGTCATCATTCAAATAATTGATGAGAATGACAATGTCCCTACAATACAGCTCATGTCATTTTCTAACTCCATATCGGAGGATTCTCCTCCAGGTACAACTATAGCTGTTGTGAACGTGGATGATGAAGACTCTGATGGTAACGGTGTTGTCAGGTGCTCCATTAACTCTGATGTACCTTTCAAAATTGAGTCTACATTGACTGGATATTACACCGTTGTAACAGAAGACTTCTTAGATAGAGAAAGTGTCCCTGAGTATAATATCACCATAACAGTGTCCGACCAAGGCTCTCCACCTCTGTCTAGtagtaaaaatattaatgttaaagTGTCTGACGTGAATGATAGTCCACCTGAATTTGATAGATCAGAGTATAATATGACTGTACCAGAGAACAATTCTCCAGGATTTTCAGTGTTCACTCTCCATGCTAGAGATGCAGACTGGGGCCAGAATGGTCGGGTTTCTTAttttgtggaggaaaaagaaattaatggGGTAGCTGTGTCGTCGTTTGTGTCGGTAAATTCCGATAATGGTGTCATTCATGCAGTGAGATCATTTGATTATGAGCAAATGAAATGGTTTGAGTTCAACGTAACTGCTCGCGATGCTGGATCCCCTCCTCTGAGTTCAATAGCCACAGTTCGAATAATAATCCAGGACCAGAACGACAACCCTCCTCAGGTTCTGTATCCAGTCCAGACTGGTGGCTCTCTGGTGGCTGAGATGGTTCCTCGTTCAGCAGATGTGGGCTATCTGGTGACTAAAGTGGTGGCTGTTGATGTGGACTCTGGACAGAATGCCTGGCTCTCCTATAAACTAcagaaaaccacagacaggGCGCTGTTTGAAGTGGGCTTACAGAATGGAGAAATCAGAACCATCCGCCAAGTGACTGATAAAgatgctgtgaaacaaagactgactgtTATAGTGGAGGACAACGGGCAGCCCTCTCGTTCAGCTACAGTCATTCTTAACGTGGCAGTGGCGGACAGCTTCCCTGAAGTGCTGTCGGAGTTCACTGACTTTCCACACGACAAGGAGTACAATGACAACCTGACTTTTTACTTAGTGTTGGCTCTGGCtgtagtttccttcctcttcatcacgtgTTTAGTGGTTATCATATCAGTGAAGATCTACAGGTGGAGACAGTCTCGCATCCTGTATCATTCCAACCTTCCTGTGATTCCATATTATCCACCACGTTACTCAGACACTTTGGGGACAGGGACTCTCCAACATGTGTACAATTACGAGGTGTGCAGGACGACTGACTCCAGAAAGAGTGACATGAAATATATGCAGCCTATGAGTGAAAGTTTGGTGAATGTGGATGGAGATGGAACAGATACATCTCAACTGGAGAAGCAACTATCAGGCAACTGTTCTCAGATGTCAACTTTGGTGAGTGGTATCTTTAAAGTTTccttctgttttcctgtttacatatgtttttctctcctctccaagTACTTAGAGTTTAGTTCAAACCTGTCAGTGTgctttgtgtcactgtccatggtgctgTAA
- the LOC125008097 gene encoding protocadherin gamma-A10-like yields MAFKDQLRRSGVRWRMRRAVKLFVFQFIFLYQTEAQFRYSIPEESKKGSLVGNVAQDLGLDLKRLRSGRARIVTGESIQYTELKTDKGTLVVKERIDREQLCGDVTPCSFTFEILLENPMELHPVTIEVLDVNDNSPTFQNRHLDFEISESAALGSRFVLESADDADVGENDLQNYILTPNDNFVLKQHVNPDGSKYAEMVLQKPLDREEQPRLSLKLLAVDGGNPQRSGTVDIDVNILDANDNTPVFNQTVYKAAVIENAPKGTYVITVNASDKDSGPYGQVTYSFSKSKAGIAELFNIDEATGRIYVTNEIDFEKDRKIEFRVEAKDQGGLTDSSKIEIEIIDVNDNAPVITVMSFTSPVSEDSPVGTTIGIINVKDIDSGENGQIRCTIEGKGPFKIKSNVRNYYALTTDAALDRENLSQCNITVIASDAGSPPLSSRKTFHLKVSDVNDNAPIFPRTIYDAFIVENNSPGVSVLSVNAKDLDENQNARVSYILEGCEISGSPVSEYVSVNAESGVVRAVRSFDYEQIKELVFIVKAQDGGSPPLSSNVTVKIMIQDQNDNPPQVLYPVQTGGSLVAEMVPRSADVGYLVTKVVAVDVDSGQNAWLSYKLQKTTDRALFEVGLQNGEIRTIRQVTDKDAVKQRLTVIVEDNGQPSRSATVILNVAVADSFPEVLSEFTDFPHDKEYNDNLTFYLVLALAVVSFLFITCLVVIISVKIYRWRQSRILYHSNLPVIPYYPPRYSDTLGTGTLQHVYNYEVCRTTDSRKSDCKFGTAGSQNVLIMDPSSTGTMQRMQNEKSILDEPDSPLEVS; encoded by the coding sequence ATGGCATTTAAAGATCAGCTACGACGCAGTGGTGTAAGATGGCGAATGCGACGGGCAgtaaagctgtttgtttttcagtttattttcctttatcaAACGGAGGCACAGTTTCGATATTCCATCCCAGAGGAGTCGAAGAAAGGGTCTCTTGTTGGCAACGTCGCGCAGGACCTTGGTTTGGACTTGAAAAGGCTTCGATCGGGCCGGGCCCGTATCGTGACTGGAGAAAGCATACAGTACACCGAGCTGAAGACAGACAAAGGGACTCTAGTTGTGAAAGAGAGGATAGATCGAGAGCAGCTTTGTGGAGATGTGACACCGTGCAGCTTCACATTTGAGATTTTATTGGAAAACCCTATGGAGTTGCACCCCGTGACCATTGAAGTACTGGACGTAAACGACAACTCCCCCACTTTTCAAAACCGTCACCTGGATTTCGAAATAAGCGAATCTGCTGCGCTTGGTTCTCGTTTTGTTTTAGAAAGTGCGGATGATGCTGATGTTGGTGAAAATGATCTGCAGAACTACATTTTAACTCCGAACGACAATTTTGTTTTGAAACAACACGTTAATCCGGACGGGAGTAAATACGCTGAAATGGTGCTACAGAAACCCTTAGACAGAGAAGAACAGCCACGCCTGTCTCTAAAACTGCTGGCTGTAGACGGTGGAAATCCTCAAAGATCTGGTACAGTAGATATTGATGTTAATATTCTAGATGCCAATGACAATACTCCCGTATTTAATCAAACGGTGTATAAGGCCGCAGTGATTGAAAATGCGCCAAAGGGCACTTATGTTATTACCGTGAATGCGAGCGACAAAGACAGCGGACCATATGGACAAGTAACATATTCCTTTTCAAAATCAAAAGCGGGAATCGCTGAACTGTTCAATATAGACGAGGCTACTGGAAGAATATATGTGACAAATGAAATCGATTTTGAAAAGGACAGGAAGATTGAGTTTAGAGTTGAAGCTAAGGATCAAGGAGGACTTACAGATTCGAGCAAAATTGAAATTGAGATTATTGATGTAAATGATAATGCTCCGGTTATTACCGTTATGTCATTCACTAGTCCTGTGTCAGAAGACTCTCCTGTTGGTACGACTATTGGCATTATTAATGTAAAAGATATCGATTCGGGTGAAAACGGACAAATAAGGTGCACAATCGAAGGCAAGGGtccttttaaaattaaatccaATGTGAGAAATTATTACGCACTAACAACAGATGCTGCATTAGATCGTGAGAATCTGTCACAGTGCAACATCACCGTTATTGCCTCGGATGCAGGCTCGCCTCCTCTCTCAAGCAGGAAAACGTTTCATCTGAAGGTCTCGGATGTCAATGACAATGCCCCAATATTTCCGAGAACAATCTATGATGCGTTTATTGTAGAGAATAACTCTCCGGGTGTTTCTGTTCTAAGTGTCAATGCTAAAGATCTCGATGAAAACCAGAACGCCCGGGTTTCCTACATTTTGGAGGGGTGTGAAATTAGTGGCTCTCCCGTATCTGAATATGTTTCCGTTAATGCCGAAAGTGGCGTTGTTCGTGCAGTTCGCTCATTTGATTACGAACAGATCAAAGAACTGGTCTTTATAGTGAAAGCTCAGGATGGaggctctcctccactcagcagcaatGTAACAGTGAAAATCatgatccaggaccagaacgACAACCCTCCTCAGGTTCTGTATCCAGTCCAGACTGGTGGCTCTCTGGTGGCTGAGATGGTTCCTCGTTCAGCAGATGTGGGCTATCTGGTGACTAAAGTGGTGGCTGTTGATGTGGACTCTGGACAGAATGCCTGGCTCTCCTATAAACTAcagaaaaccacagacaggGCGCTGTTTGAAGTGGGCTTACAGAATGGAGAAATCAGAACTATCCGCCAAGTGACTGATAAAgatgctgtgaaacaaagactgactgtTATAGTGGAGGACAACGGGCAGCCCTCTCGTTCAGCTACAGTCATTCTTAACGTGGCGGTGGCGGACAGCTTCCCTGAAGTGCTGTCGGAGTTCACTGACTTTCCACACGACAAGGAGTACAATGATAACCTGACTTTTTACTTAGTGTTGGCTCTGGCtgtagtttccttcctcttcatcacgtgTTTAGTGGTTATCATATCAGTGAAGATCTACAGGTGGAGACAGTCTCGCATCCTGTATCACTCCAACCTCCCTGTGATTCCATATTATCCACCACGTTACTCAGACACTTTGGGGACAGGGACTCTCCAACACGTGTACAATTACGAGGTGTGCAGGACGACTGACTCCAGAAAGAGTGACTGTAAGTTCGGCACAGCTGGTAGTCAGAACGTGTTGATAATGGACCCCAGTTCTACAGGGACGATGCAGCGGATGCAGAATGAGAAGAGCATCCTGGATGAACCAGACTCTCCTTTAGAGGTCAGTTGA